The Argopecten irradians isolate NY chromosome 6, Ai_NY, whole genome shotgun sequence genome has a window encoding:
- the LOC138326161 gene encoding sterile alpha motif domain-containing protein 13-like — MFGCNRRGRVLHVCRRPVIPQPPEDEEEEEEKVEPPPRKRKATEGRKKSVDVDGKKGDKSDKISTIIENGQYPDASKWKVEDVVRFFVNVGFTEQAEALKEQEIDGQSLLLMKRSDVLTGLSIKLGPALKMYQHVMKLQTTGYDFEDS; from the exons ATGTTTGGTTGTAATAGACGGGGGAGGGTGCTTCATGTCTGCCGACGCCCTGTGATTCCCCAGCCTCCCGAGGATGAAGAAGAAGAGGAGGAAAA GGTTGAGCCACCTCCAAGAAAGCGTAAAGCAACAGAAGGAAGGAAGAAATCGGTGGATGTAGATGGAAAGAAGGGTGATAAAAGTGACAAAATATCCACCATTATTGAGAATGGCCAGTATCCAGATGCCTCCAAATGGAAAGTGGAGGATGTTGTACGCTTCTTTGTAAATGTAGGATTTACGGAACAGGCAGAGGCCCTTAAAGAACAG GAGATTGACGGACAGTCACTGCTGTTGATGAAGAGAAGCGATGTACTAACAGGGCTGTCAATCAAGTTAGGCCCCGCCCTGAAGATGTATCAACACGTGATGAAACTACAGACCACCGGGTATGACTTTGAGGATAGTTGA